A genomic region of Anopheles coustani chromosome 3, idAnoCousDA_361_x.2, whole genome shotgun sequence contains the following coding sequences:
- the LOC131261227 gene encoding uncharacterized protein KIAA0930 homolog isoform X4, translating to MMSAGTGAGGSLGGSAAAAMLKSPQTALQLLLEEINFQRTKEMRQLLKDEGGFVVLQGTTYWTDLFVRHFLFQSEPEHSIDCDDLLFFVRKKHIKGSSRAMPKYETEIEVFRKDSRKLPIGDPDVDWEETVYLNLVIHQFNYTLTLAICTRTSPKELQVLRRHSQKVYASPSRRKMDTKGDSEEITYPHICFMVDNFDEVFHDILVRDGEMVCVELVATDRDGSVQGVIFLGSIRYDALKRVYDARQSSLGSKVAQRMSFGLFSSGGPQTRCEFVRMKGPQGKGHAEMAVTKPKGSGVETPTSEPGFCATDMWDSEWEEDCEEYYNYRHQRRLSDPSANLNNFSRYGWRTKNATDGSSGYGGSKARSENEGLDCLANEVSEIEAGDLRDGNRIPSKATTAWRYCC from the exons ATGATGTCGGCAGGGACGGGAGCTGGCGGTAGTCTGGGTGGTTCGGCAGCAGCTGCAATGCTGAAGTCACCCCAGACAGCCctccagctgctgctggaggaaaTCAACTTCCAGCGGACGAAAGAAATGCGGCAGCTGCTCAAAGATG AAGGTGGATTTGTCGTATTGCAGGGAACCACCTACTGGACCGACCTGTTCGTGCGCCACTTTCTATTCCAGTCCGAACCGGAGCATAGCATCGACTGCGACGATCTGCTGTTTTTCGTGCGCAAAAAGCACATCAAAGGGTCATCGCGGGCCATGCCCAAGTACGAAACAGAGATCGAAGTGTTCCGGAAGGACTCGCGCAAGCTACCGATCGGCGATCCGGACGTCGACTGGGAGGAAACCGTCTACCTCAATCTGGTGATTCACCAGTTCAACTACACGCTCACGCTAGCGATCTGCACGCGCACGTCGCCGAAGGAGTTGCAGGTACTGCGACGCCATTCGCAGAAAGTGTACGCCTCACCGAGCCGCCGGAAGATGGATACCAAGGGCGACAGCGAGGAGATTACCTACCCGCACATCTGCTTCATGGTGGACAACTTTGACGAGGTGTTTCACGACATACTGGTGCGCGACGGCGAGATGGTGTGCGTGGAGCTGGTGGCGACCGATCGTGACGGTAGCGTGCAGGGGGTGATCTTTCTCGGCTCGATCCGGTACGATGCACTCAAGCGAGTCTACGACGCTAGG CAATCCAGCCTTGGCTCGAAGGTTGCCCAAAGGATGTCGTTTGGGTTGTTCAGTTCGGGCGGCCCGCAAACTCGCTGCGAGTTTGTCCGTATGAAGGGGCCACAGGGCAAAGGACACGCCGAGATGGCCGTTACTAAACCGAAAGGATCCGGTGTTGAAACTCCCACCAGTGAGCCAGG GTTCTGTGCCACCGACATGTGGGACTCCGAATGGGAAGAAGATTGTGAGGAGTACTACAACTATCGACACCAGCGTCGACTCAGCGACCCGAGCGCCAACCTAAACAACTTCAGTCGCTACGGATGGCGCACGAAGAACGCCACCGATGGATCGTCGGGTTACGGCGGCTCGAAGGCGCGGTCGGAGAACGAAGGGCTTGATTGTCTGGCGAACGAGGTGTCGGAAATCGAGGCTGGTGATTTGCGCGACG GGAACCGAATCCCTTCCAAAGCCACAACCGCATGGCGATATTGTTGCTAG
- the LOC131261227 gene encoding uncharacterized protein KIAA0930 homolog isoform X3, whose product MMSAGTGAGGSLGGSAAAAMLKSPQTALQLLLEEINFQRTKEMRQLLKDEGGFVVLQGTTYWTDLFVRHFLFQSEPEHSIDCDDLLFFVRKKHIKGSSRAMPKYETEIEVFRKDSRKLPIGDPDVDWEETVYLNLVIHQFNYTLTLAICTRTSPKELQVLRRHSQKVYASPSRRKMDTKGDSEEITYPHICFMVDNFDEVFHDILVRDGEMVCVELVATDRDGSVQGVIFLGSIRYDALKRVYDARQSSLGSKVAQRMSFGLFSSGGPQTRCEFVRMKGPQGKGHAEMAVTKPKGSGVETPTSEPGFCATDMWDSEWEEDCEEYYNYRHQRRLSDPSANLNNFSRYGWRTKNATDGSSGYGGSKARSENEGLDCLANEVSEIEAGDLRDELDDGAYNPLWTTKGFTQTFHFWKENRRQQSTPLNAFLTYVTLPWWSIAKDLLDHREQPILTF is encoded by the exons ATGATGTCGGCAGGGACGGGAGCTGGCGGTAGTCTGGGTGGTTCGGCAGCAGCTGCAATGCTGAAGTCACCCCAGACAGCCctccagctgctgctggaggaaaTCAACTTCCAGCGGACGAAAGAAATGCGGCAGCTGCTCAAAGATG AAGGTGGATTTGTCGTATTGCAGGGAACCACCTACTGGACCGACCTGTTCGTGCGCCACTTTCTATTCCAGTCCGAACCGGAGCATAGCATCGACTGCGACGATCTGCTGTTTTTCGTGCGCAAAAAGCACATCAAAGGGTCATCGCGGGCCATGCCCAAGTACGAAACAGAGATCGAAGTGTTCCGGAAGGACTCGCGCAAGCTACCGATCGGCGATCCGGACGTCGACTGGGAGGAAACCGTCTACCTCAATCTGGTGATTCACCAGTTCAACTACACGCTCACGCTAGCGATCTGCACGCGCACGTCGCCGAAGGAGTTGCAGGTACTGCGACGCCATTCGCAGAAAGTGTACGCCTCACCGAGCCGCCGGAAGATGGATACCAAGGGCGACAGCGAGGAGATTACCTACCCGCACATCTGCTTCATGGTGGACAACTTTGACGAGGTGTTTCACGACATACTGGTGCGCGACGGCGAGATGGTGTGCGTGGAGCTGGTGGCGACCGATCGTGACGGTAGCGTGCAGGGGGTGATCTTTCTCGGCTCGATCCGGTACGATGCACTCAAGCGAGTCTACGACGCTAGG CAATCCAGCCTTGGCTCGAAGGTTGCCCAAAGGATGTCGTTTGGGTTGTTCAGTTCGGGCGGCCCGCAAACTCGCTGCGAGTTTGTCCGTATGAAGGGGCCACAGGGCAAAGGACACGCCGAGATGGCCGTTACTAAACCGAAAGGATCCGGTGTTGAAACTCCCACCAGTGAGCCAGG GTTCTGTGCCACCGACATGTGGGACTCCGAATGGGAAGAAGATTGTGAGGAGTACTACAACTATCGACACCAGCGTCGACTCAGCGACCCGAGCGCCAACCTAAACAACTTCAGTCGCTACGGATGGCGCACGAAGAACGCCACCGATGGATCGTCGGGTTACGGCGGCTCGAAGGCGCGGTCGGAGAACGAAGGGCTTGATTGTCTGGCGAACGAGGTGTCGGAAATCGAGGCTGGTGATTTGCGCGACG aACTCGACGATGGCGCATACAATCCGCTGTGGACAACGAAAGGCTTTACGCAAACGTTCCATTTCTGGAAGGAAAACCGTCGCCAACAGTCGACACCTTTGAATGCGTTCCTTACCTACGTGACGCTGCCGTGGTGGAGCATAGCAAAGG ATCTACTGGACCACCGAGAGCAACCGATTCTGACCTTCTAA
- the LOC131261227 gene encoding serine-rich adhesin for platelets isoform X2: protein MMSAGTGAGGSLGGSAAAAMLKSPQTALQLLLEEINFQRTKEMRQLLKDEGGFVVLQGTTYWTDLFVRHFLFQSEPEHSIDCDDLLFFVRKKHIKGSSRAMPKYETEIEVFRKDSRKLPIGDPDVDWEETVYLNLVIHQFNYTLTLAICTRTSPKELQVLRRHSQKVYASPSRRKMDTKGDSEEITYPHICFMVDNFDEVFHDILVRDGEMVCVELVATDRDGSVQGVIFLGSIRYDALKRVYDARQSSLGSKVAQRMSFGLFSSGGPQTRCEFVRMKGPQGKGHAEMAVTKPKGSGVETPTSEPGFCATDMWDSEWEEDCEEYYNYRHQRRLSDPSANLNNFSRYGWRTKNATDGSSGYGGSKARSENEGLDCLANEVSEIEAGDLRDVVPQGTESLPKPQPHGDIVASLSKQSKGAELKGSTNKTRPAESIGSGTATSTSNCCSCFGTRKRWSDTDSMQMSEVYEPCPKCGSESAEQEVRREDGKRMMASVSSETERRLQSLELHDSPACLATVSKGRSPLMKHRNVLIVESELEFAGGAKVRTSSPSTSAPIDERTKKKVLPQNVTGVKKRDNSQKVTQSPKKRLSTPVFRSKRFNGNGPEVEAGSGKPAGKGKVTTSNSNAINNNNNGRRGRSGGSTSSLGPPAGATEATEDGEYELADDAVSLNGGGDLTEAGEEVTAKPEAVGPLDPKQLIRVNGKEEFPAERTGTRSSSNASNTDRQGKHQQPKAMSVSVANIKEHRERRTSNGRVTTTDQHRGAASNGTSSRFSLIYRRSKSSSAATQAFAKEDKRKSDGGPKKSSDSVIVSSKDENPKTSLKEDDKKREKSTVPESLADPFIEDTKVEHKGTLPPTVPPTSERDINGNPDETTTTTTATATTTTTTDETSESELSNRAIWAALKDLRAKKECSTLPKMKKPTYNSFYARPTILGGREGADHRIDTIPTRRTPDGTNIYYLCDYHPKRHHGGGHGDKELDDGAYNPLWTTKGFTQTFHFWKENRRQQSTPLNAFLTYVTLPWWSIAKDLLDHREQPILTF from the exons ATGATGTCGGCAGGGACGGGAGCTGGCGGTAGTCTGGGTGGTTCGGCAGCAGCTGCAATGCTGAAGTCACCCCAGACAGCCctccagctgctgctggaggaaaTCAACTTCCAGCGGACGAAAGAAATGCGGCAGCTGCTCAAAGATG AAGGTGGATTTGTCGTATTGCAGGGAACCACCTACTGGACCGACCTGTTCGTGCGCCACTTTCTATTCCAGTCCGAACCGGAGCATAGCATCGACTGCGACGATCTGCTGTTTTTCGTGCGCAAAAAGCACATCAAAGGGTCATCGCGGGCCATGCCCAAGTACGAAACAGAGATCGAAGTGTTCCGGAAGGACTCGCGCAAGCTACCGATCGGCGATCCGGACGTCGACTGGGAGGAAACCGTCTACCTCAATCTGGTGATTCACCAGTTCAACTACACGCTCACGCTAGCGATCTGCACGCGCACGTCGCCGAAGGAGTTGCAGGTACTGCGACGCCATTCGCAGAAAGTGTACGCCTCACCGAGCCGCCGGAAGATGGATACCAAGGGCGACAGCGAGGAGATTACCTACCCGCACATCTGCTTCATGGTGGACAACTTTGACGAGGTGTTTCACGACATACTGGTGCGCGACGGCGAGATGGTGTGCGTGGAGCTGGTGGCGACCGATCGTGACGGTAGCGTGCAGGGGGTGATCTTTCTCGGCTCGATCCGGTACGATGCACTCAAGCGAGTCTACGACGCTAGG CAATCCAGCCTTGGCTCGAAGGTTGCCCAAAGGATGTCGTTTGGGTTGTTCAGTTCGGGCGGCCCGCAAACTCGCTGCGAGTTTGTCCGTATGAAGGGGCCACAGGGCAAAGGACACGCCGAGATGGCCGTTACTAAACCGAAAGGATCCGGTGTTGAAACTCCCACCAGTGAGCCAGG GTTCTGTGCCACCGACATGTGGGACTCCGAATGGGAAGAAGATTGTGAGGAGTACTACAACTATCGACACCAGCGTCGACTCAGCGACCCGAGCGCCAACCTAAACAACTTCAGTCGCTACGGATGGCGCACGAAGAACGCCACCGATGGATCGTCGGGTTACGGCGGCTCGAAGGCGCGGTCGGAGAACGAAGGGCTTGATTGTCTGGCGAACGAGGTGTCGGAAATCGAGGCTGGTGATTTGCGCGACG TAGTCCCGCAGGGAACCGAATCCCTTCCAAAGCCACAACCGCATGGCGATATTGTTGCTAGTTTATCCAAGCAGTCCAAGGGAGCGGAACTTAAAGGATCGACGAACAAAACGCGTCCAGCGGAATCAATCGGCAGCGGCACCGCAACGTCGACGAGCAACTGTTGCAGTTGCTTTGGCACGCGCAAACGTTGGTCCGACACCGACTCCATGCAGATGTCGGAAGTTTACGAGCCCTGTCCAAAGTGCGGTAGTGAGTCGGCGGAGCAAGAGGTTCGCAGGGAAGACGGAAAGCGTATGATGGCGTCCGTCAGCAGCGAAACGGAGCGAAGGCTACAATCGCTCGAGTTGCACGATTCACCAGCCTGTTTGGCCACCGTTTCGAAGGGACGTTCGCCGTTGATGAAGCACCGGAATGTTTTGATTGTGGAGAGCGAGCTAGAGTTTGCCGGTGGGGCAAAGGTGCGGACATCTTCCCCCAGTACGTCTGCACCGATTGATGAACGGACGAAGAAAAAGGTCTTGCCGCAGAATGTCACTGGGGTGAAGAAGCGAGACAATAGTCAGAAGGTTACCCAAAGCCCAAAGAAGCGTCTCAGTACGCCTGTGTTCCGCTCGAAACGATTCAACGGTAACGGACCGGAGGTTGAGGCAGGCAGTGGAAAACCCGCCGGCAAGGGAAAGGTGACCACGAGCAACAGCAATGCAattaacaataataacaacggAAGAAGAGGCCGTTCAGGGGGAAGCACGTCGAGTTTAGGACCACCAGCCGGTGCCACGGAAGCCACAGAGGACGGTGAATACGAGCTTGCGGACGATGCCGTCTCACTGAACGGTGGTGGCGATCTGACGGAAGCCGGCGAGGAGGTGACTGCTAAGCCGGAAGCCGTCGGTCCGCTCGATCCGAAGCAATTGATTCGCGTCAATGGTAAGGAAGAGTTTCCTGCCGAACGAACTGGCACCAGATCGAGTAGCAATGCAAGTAACACTGATCGCCAAGGAAAGCACCAACAGCCAAAGGCAATGTCCGTATCGGTTGCAAACATTAAAGAACATCGGGAACGTCGCACTTCAAACGGAAGGGTTACTACGACGGATCAGCATCGAGGGGCTGCCAGCAATGGCACTAGCAgtcgtttttctttgatttacCGAAGAAGCAAGTCATCCTCTGCGGCAACTCAGGCTTTTGCAAAAGAGGACAAACGGAAATCGGACGGTGGTCCGAAAAAATCCAGTGATTCAGTTATAGTATCATCCAAAGATGAAAACCCCAAAACATCCCTGAAAGAGGATGATAAGAAACGAGAAAAGTCAACTGTACCGGAATCCCTCGCCGATCCGTTCATCGAAGACACAAAAGTGGAACATAAAGGCACGTTGCCTCCGACAGTTCCACCAACTAGTGAACGTGACATCAACGGCAACCCCGACGaaacgaccacgacgacgacggcgacggcgacgacgaccacgacgacggaTGAGACGAGCGAAAGTGAACTCTCCAATCGGGCCATTTGGGCGGCGCTGAAGGATTTGCGAGCAAAAAAGGAATGTTCCACGCTGCCGAAAATGAAGAAACCAACCTACAACAGTTTCTACGCACGGCCAACGATCTTAGGAGGTCGGGAAGGTGCCGACCACCGCATCGATACCATTCCGACGCGACGTACGCCCGATGGGACGAACATCTATTACCTTTGCGACTACCACCCGAAGCGGCACCACGGCGGCGGCCACGGGGATAAAG aACTCGACGATGGCGCATACAATCCGCTGTGGACAACGAAAGGCTTTACGCAAACGTTCCATTTCTGGAAGGAAAACCGTCGCCAACAGTCGACACCTTTGAATGCGTTCCTTACCTACGTGACGCTGCCGTGGTGGAGCATAGCAAAGG ATCTACTGGACCACCGAGAGCAACCGATTCTGACCTTCTAA
- the LOC131261227 gene encoding serine-rich adhesin for platelets isoform X1 → MMSAGTGAGGSLGGSAAAAMLKSPQTALQLLLEEINFQRTKEMRQLLKDEGGFVVLQGTTYWTDLFVRHFLFQSEPEHSIDCDDLLFFVRKKHIKGSSRAMPKYETEIEVFRKDSRKLPIGDPDVDWEETVYLNLVIHQFNYTLTLAICTRTSPKELQVLRRHSQKVYASPSRRKMDTKGDSEEITYPHICFMVDNFDEVFHDILVRDGEMVCVELVATDRDGSVQGVIFLGSIRYDALKRVYDARQSSLGSKVAQRMSFGLFSSGGPQTRCEFVRMKGPQGKGHAEMAVTKPKGSGVETPTSEPGFCATDMWDSEWEEDCEEYYNYRHQRRLSDPSANLNNFSRYGWRTKNATDGSSGYGGSKARSENEGLDCLANEVSEIEAGDLRDDRPASSCFSDIANLPTLPPTVVPQGTESLPKPQPHGDIVASLSKQSKGAELKGSTNKTRPAESIGSGTATSTSNCCSCFGTRKRWSDTDSMQMSEVYEPCPKCGSESAEQEVRREDGKRMMASVSSETERRLQSLELHDSPACLATVSKGRSPLMKHRNVLIVESELEFAGGAKVRTSSPSTSAPIDERTKKKVLPQNVTGVKKRDNSQKVTQSPKKRLSTPVFRSKRFNGNGPEVEAGSGKPAGKGKVTTSNSNAINNNNNGRRGRSGGSTSSLGPPAGATEATEDGEYELADDAVSLNGGGDLTEAGEEVTAKPEAVGPLDPKQLIRVNGKEEFPAERTGTRSSSNASNTDRQGKHQQPKAMSVSVANIKEHRERRTSNGRVTTTDQHRGAASNGTSSRFSLIYRRSKSSSAATQAFAKEDKRKSDGGPKKSSDSVIVSSKDENPKTSLKEDDKKREKSTVPESLADPFIEDTKVEHKGTLPPTVPPTSERDINGNPDETTTTTTATATTTTTTDETSESELSNRAIWAALKDLRAKKECSTLPKMKKPTYNSFYARPTILGGREGADHRIDTIPTRRTPDGTNIYYLCDYHPKRHHGGGHGDKELDDGAYNPLWTTKGFTQTFHFWKENRRQQSTPLNAFLTYVTLPWWSIAKDLLDHREQPILTF, encoded by the exons ATGATGTCGGCAGGGACGGGAGCTGGCGGTAGTCTGGGTGGTTCGGCAGCAGCTGCAATGCTGAAGTCACCCCAGACAGCCctccagctgctgctggaggaaaTCAACTTCCAGCGGACGAAAGAAATGCGGCAGCTGCTCAAAGATG AAGGTGGATTTGTCGTATTGCAGGGAACCACCTACTGGACCGACCTGTTCGTGCGCCACTTTCTATTCCAGTCCGAACCGGAGCATAGCATCGACTGCGACGATCTGCTGTTTTTCGTGCGCAAAAAGCACATCAAAGGGTCATCGCGGGCCATGCCCAAGTACGAAACAGAGATCGAAGTGTTCCGGAAGGACTCGCGCAAGCTACCGATCGGCGATCCGGACGTCGACTGGGAGGAAACCGTCTACCTCAATCTGGTGATTCACCAGTTCAACTACACGCTCACGCTAGCGATCTGCACGCGCACGTCGCCGAAGGAGTTGCAGGTACTGCGACGCCATTCGCAGAAAGTGTACGCCTCACCGAGCCGCCGGAAGATGGATACCAAGGGCGACAGCGAGGAGATTACCTACCCGCACATCTGCTTCATGGTGGACAACTTTGACGAGGTGTTTCACGACATACTGGTGCGCGACGGCGAGATGGTGTGCGTGGAGCTGGTGGCGACCGATCGTGACGGTAGCGTGCAGGGGGTGATCTTTCTCGGCTCGATCCGGTACGATGCACTCAAGCGAGTCTACGACGCTAGG CAATCCAGCCTTGGCTCGAAGGTTGCCCAAAGGATGTCGTTTGGGTTGTTCAGTTCGGGCGGCCCGCAAACTCGCTGCGAGTTTGTCCGTATGAAGGGGCCACAGGGCAAAGGACACGCCGAGATGGCCGTTACTAAACCGAAAGGATCCGGTGTTGAAACTCCCACCAGTGAGCCAGG GTTCTGTGCCACCGACATGTGGGACTCCGAATGGGAAGAAGATTGTGAGGAGTACTACAACTATCGACACCAGCGTCGACTCAGCGACCCGAGCGCCAACCTAAACAACTTCAGTCGCTACGGATGGCGCACGAAGAACGCCACCGATGGATCGTCGGGTTACGGCGGCTCGAAGGCGCGGTCGGAGAACGAAGGGCTTGATTGTCTGGCGAACGAGGTGTCGGAAATCGAGGCTGGTGATTTGCGCGACG ATCGTCCTGCTTCCTCCTGCTTCTCGGACATCGCGAATCTACCAACGCTTCCACCAACAGTAGTCCCGCAGGGAACCGAATCCCTTCCAAAGCCACAACCGCATGGCGATATTGTTGCTAGTTTATCCAAGCAGTCCAAGGGAGCGGAACTTAAAGGATCGACGAACAAAACGCGTCCAGCGGAATCAATCGGCAGCGGCACCGCAACGTCGACGAGCAACTGTTGCAGTTGCTTTGGCACGCGCAAACGTTGGTCCGACACCGACTCCATGCAGATGTCGGAAGTTTACGAGCCCTGTCCAAAGTGCGGTAGTGAGTCGGCGGAGCAAGAGGTTCGCAGGGAAGACGGAAAGCGTATGATGGCGTCCGTCAGCAGCGAAACGGAGCGAAGGCTACAATCGCTCGAGTTGCACGATTCACCAGCCTGTTTGGCCACCGTTTCGAAGGGACGTTCGCCGTTGATGAAGCACCGGAATGTTTTGATTGTGGAGAGCGAGCTAGAGTTTGCCGGTGGGGCAAAGGTGCGGACATCTTCCCCCAGTACGTCTGCACCGATTGATGAACGGACGAAGAAAAAGGTCTTGCCGCAGAATGTCACTGGGGTGAAGAAGCGAGACAATAGTCAGAAGGTTACCCAAAGCCCAAAGAAGCGTCTCAGTACGCCTGTGTTCCGCTCGAAACGATTCAACGGTAACGGACCGGAGGTTGAGGCAGGCAGTGGAAAACCCGCCGGCAAGGGAAAGGTGACCACGAGCAACAGCAATGCAattaacaataataacaacggAAGAAGAGGCCGTTCAGGGGGAAGCACGTCGAGTTTAGGACCACCAGCCGGTGCCACGGAAGCCACAGAGGACGGTGAATACGAGCTTGCGGACGATGCCGTCTCACTGAACGGTGGTGGCGATCTGACGGAAGCCGGCGAGGAGGTGACTGCTAAGCCGGAAGCCGTCGGTCCGCTCGATCCGAAGCAATTGATTCGCGTCAATGGTAAGGAAGAGTTTCCTGCCGAACGAACTGGCACCAGATCGAGTAGCAATGCAAGTAACACTGATCGCCAAGGAAAGCACCAACAGCCAAAGGCAATGTCCGTATCGGTTGCAAACATTAAAGAACATCGGGAACGTCGCACTTCAAACGGAAGGGTTACTACGACGGATCAGCATCGAGGGGCTGCCAGCAATGGCACTAGCAgtcgtttttctttgatttacCGAAGAAGCAAGTCATCCTCTGCGGCAACTCAGGCTTTTGCAAAAGAGGACAAACGGAAATCGGACGGTGGTCCGAAAAAATCCAGTGATTCAGTTATAGTATCATCCAAAGATGAAAACCCCAAAACATCCCTGAAAGAGGATGATAAGAAACGAGAAAAGTCAACTGTACCGGAATCCCTCGCCGATCCGTTCATCGAAGACACAAAAGTGGAACATAAAGGCACGTTGCCTCCGACAGTTCCACCAACTAGTGAACGTGACATCAACGGCAACCCCGACGaaacgaccacgacgacgacggcgacggcgacgacgaccacgacgacggaTGAGACGAGCGAAAGTGAACTCTCCAATCGGGCCATTTGGGCGGCGCTGAAGGATTTGCGAGCAAAAAAGGAATGTTCCACGCTGCCGAAAATGAAGAAACCAACCTACAACAGTTTCTACGCACGGCCAACGATCTTAGGAGGTCGGGAAGGTGCCGACCACCGCATCGATACCATTCCGACGCGACGTACGCCCGATGGGACGAACATCTATTACCTTTGCGACTACCACCCGAAGCGGCACCACGGCGGCGGCCACGGGGATAAAG aACTCGACGATGGCGCATACAATCCGCTGTGGACAACGAAAGGCTTTACGCAAACGTTCCATTTCTGGAAGGAAAACCGTCGCCAACAGTCGACACCTTTGAATGCGTTCCTTACCTACGTGACGCTGCCGTGGTGGAGCATAGCAAAGG ATCTACTGGACCACCGAGAGCAACCGATTCTGACCTTCTAA